A region of Procambarus clarkii isolate CNS0578487 chromosome 22, FALCON_Pclarkii_2.0, whole genome shotgun sequence DNA encodes the following proteins:
- the LOC138367399 gene encoding uncharacterized protein, translating to MRDPSPPHSPLMRDRSPPHTPLMRDPSPPHSPLMTDPSPPHSSLMRDRSPPHTPLMTDRSPPHTPLMRDPSPPHSPLMRDRSPPHSPLMRDRSPPHSPLMTDPSPPHTPLMTDPSPPHTPLMTDRSPPHTPLMRDRSPPHTPLMRDPSPPHSPLMRDRSPPHTPLMRDPSPPHSPLMTDPSPPHSPLMRDPSPPHTPLMTDPSPPHTPLMTDPSPPHTPLMMDPSPPHTPLMRDRSPPHTPLMRDRSPPHTPLMRDPSPPHTPLMRDPSPPHTPLMRDPSPPHTPLMTDPSPPHTPLMTDPSPPHTPLMRDRPPPHTPLITDKFLINTTAVPMFLSQYLQLKLCTELSSITSTHTFQLITFTEVISSTSASHLCLYSSHICPSFCCF from the coding sequence ATGAGGGACCCGTCACCACCTCACTCTCCACTCATGAGGGACCGGTCACCACCTCACACTCCACTCATGAGGGACCCGTCACCACCTCACTCTCCACTCATGACGGACCCGTCACCACCTCACTCTTCACTCATGAGGGACCGGTCACCACCTCACACTCCACTCATGACGGACCGGTCACCACCTCACACTCCACTCATGAGGGACCCGTCACCACCTCACTCTCCACTCATGAGGGACCGGTCACCACCTCACTCTCCACTCATGAGGGACCGGTCACCACCTCACTCTCCACTCATGACGGACCCGTCACCACCTCACACTCCACTCATGACGGACCCGTCACCACCTCACACTCCACTCATGACGGACCGGTCACCACCTCACACTCCACTCATGAGGGACCGGTCACCACCTCACACTCCACTCATGAGGGACCCGTCACCACCTCACTCTCCACTCATGAGGGACCGGTCACCACCTCACACTCCACTCATGAGGGACCCGTCACCACCTCACTCTCCACTCATGACGGACCCGTCACCACCTCACTCTCCACTCATGAGGGACCCGTCACCACCTCACACTCCACTCATGACGGACCCGTCACCACCTCACACTCCACTCATGACGGACCCGTCACCACCTCACACTCCACTCATGATGGACCCGTCACCACCTCACACTCCACTCATGAGGGACCGGTCACCACCTCACACTCCACTCATGAGGGACCGGTCACCACCTCACACTCCACTCATGAGGGACCCGTCACCACCTCACACTCCACTCATGAGGGACCCGTCACCACCTCACACTCCACTCATGAGGGACCCGTCACCACCTCACACTCCACTCATGACGGACCCGTCACCACCTCACACTCCACTCATGACGGACCCGTCACCACCTCACACTCCACTCATGAGGGACCGGCCACCACCTCACACTCCACTCATCACCGACAAATTCCTCATTAATACGACGGCTGTTCCCATGTTTCTCTCCCAATATTTACAGTTAAAGTTGTGTACTGAGTTATCTTCAATCACTTCGACACACACATTCCAGTTAATAACTTTCACAGAAGTTATTTCTAGCACCTCTGCGAGTCATCTTTGTCTCTATAGTTCCCATATATgcccctcgttctgctgtttcTAG
- the LOC138367400 gene encoding uncharacterized protein, translating into MTDRSPPLTPLMRDRSPPHTPLMRDPSLPHTPLMTDPSLPHTPLMRDRSPPHTPLMRDRSPPHTPLMTDRSPPHTPLMRDRPPPHTPLMRDRPPPHTPLMRDPSPPHTPLMRDPSPPHTPLMRDPSPPHTPLMRDPSPPHTPLMRDPSLPLTPLMRDRSLPHTPLMRDPSPPHTPLMRDRSPPHTSLMRDPSPPHSPLMRDRSPPHSPLMRDPSPPHTPLMTDRSPPHTPLMRDPSPPHTPLMRDPSPPHTPLMRDPSPPHTPLMRDPSPPHTPLMRDPSPPHTPLMRDPSPPHTPLMRDPSPPHTPLMRDPSPPHTPLMRDPSPPHTPLMRDPSPPHTPLMRDPSPPHTPLMRDRSPPHTPLMRDPSPPHTPLILRLS; encoded by the coding sequence ATGACGGACCGGTCACCACCTCTCACTCCACTCATGAGGGACCGGTCACCACCTCACACTCCACTCATGAGGGACCCGTCACTACCTCACACTCCACTCATGACGGACCCGTCACTACCTCACACTCCACTCATGAGGGACCGGTCACCACCTCACACTCCACTCATGAGGGACCGGTCACCACCTCACACTCCACTCATGACGGACCGGTCACCACCTCACACTCCACTCATGAGGGACCGGCCACCACCTCACACTCCACTCATGAGGGACCGGCCACCACCTCACACTCCACTCATGAGGGACCCGTCACCACCTCACACTCCACTCATGAGGGACCCGTCACCACCTCACACTCCACTCATGAGGGACCCGTCACCACCTCACACTCCACTCATGAGGGACCCGTCACCACCTCACACTCCACTCATGAGGGACCCGTCACTACCTCTCACACCACTCATGAGGGACCGGTCACTACCTCACACTCCACTCATGAGGGACCCGTCACCACCTCACACTCCACTCATGAGGGACCGGTCACCACCTCACACTTCACTCATGAGGGACCCGTCACCACCTCACTCTCCACTCATGAGGGACCGGTCACCACCTCACTCTCCACTCATGAGGGACCCGTCACCACCTCACACTCCACTCATGACGGACCGGTCACCACCTCACACTCCACTCATGAGGGACCCGTCACCACCTCACACTCCACTCATGAGGGACCCGTCACCACCTCACACTCCACTCATGAGGGACCCGTCACCACCTCACACTCCACTCATGAGGGACCCGTCACCACCTCACACTCCACTCATGAGGGACCCGTCACCACCTCACACTCCACTCATGAGGGACCCGTCACCACCTCACACTCCACTCATGAGGGACCCGTCACCACCTCACACTCCACTCATGAGGGACCCGTCACCACCTCACACTCCACTCATGAGGGACCCGTCACCACCTCACACTCCACTCATGAGGGACCCGTCACCACCTCACACTCCACTCATGAGGGACCCGTCACCACCTCACACTCCACTCATGAGGGACCGGTCACCACCTCACACTCCACTCATGAGGGACCCGTCACCACCTCACACTCcactcatcttgaggttatcttga